A single genomic interval of Plodia interpunctella isolate USDA-ARS_2022_Savannah chromosome 14, ilPloInte3.2, whole genome shotgun sequence harbors:
- the LOC128675629 gene encoding serine/arginine repetitive matrix protein 1-like yields the protein MRKSVYPPEPRPAAPPAPSERVAINVNLDRTKSEDHAEPDLCYVRNSSFLSRDIEAKTKADPRKTKPDSPPIRSPPKKVLSPPAKPDSPPKSLPAKASPPKAIPPKKADVISPPKRTVSVAPPPRSIVTSPPSCDTSSTPKVEFPLKKESPPPPKNQVTSSPVSNVKLNRSDSKGEESQPLKVARKETPFVKETIVKHEKLSLVNEDVAKSGSKDGESDKTVNNVEKKCEESNGVGDKIKKFEKAAEDASANVSVGRVSRPGSVRRGRAERPQQLPPAAAPAPAAAPAPAAAPAAVVAFKDSVHFDLPPERTSAQPVNVQQQNLSKNGCGHPNPAAVKWQRSESSSIEVDKIKPEPQKIIKPEFKPMPSPVDVTIRSPSLGAKIPDQFPSHGTAFRNVASPDTNRAKLNDDLNTHNLKACKLKNKEKYSVSKGSSYFMRGSEEIWLVKKKDIEEIEERVLDSFRRAGGNVCARSESVRPASDSGQAVSFSHATMGRHKRQMYARSESLDPQRTGARAQTLRRQASAACTCGHDRKPRAKPAEAPPRPRSRSHGDDNNQAHVLDKYETLV from the exons atgcgaaagtctgtct ACCCCCCGGAGCCCCGGCCCGCGGCGCCCCCCGCGCCCTCAGAGCGGGTCGCCATCAACGTCAACCTCGACCGCACCAAATCCGAAGACCACGCCGAACCTGACCTCTGTTACGTGCGCAACTCCTCATTCCTGAGTCGCGACATCGAAGCCAAAACCAAAGCCGACCCCCGAAAAACAAAGCCAGACTCGCCCCCCATCAGATCACCCCCGAAAAAAGTGCTCTCCCCTCCGGCCAAACCAGATTCACCCCCCAAATCTTTACCAGCGAAAGCTTCGCCCCCTAAGGCAATCCCGCCGAAAAAAGCTGATGTAATTTCCCCTCCGAAAAGAACCGTCTCCGTCGCTCCGCCCCCTAGAAGCATCGTAACATCCCCTCCGAGCTGCGACACGTCTTCCACCCCTAAAGTGGAATTCCCTCTGAAAAAAGAATCCCCCCCGCCCCCAAAGAATCAGGTCACCTCTTCGCCGGTGTCTAACGTCAAACTGAACAGATCCGACTCGAAAGGAGAGGAAAGTCAACCATTGAAGGTCGCGAGAAAGGAAACGCCATTTGTTAAAGAAACCATAGTGAAACACGAGAAATTGTCTCTGGTCAATGAGGATGTTGCCAAATCGGGGAGTAAAGATGGTGAGAGTGACAAAACGGTTAATAATGTCGAGAAGAAGTGTGAGGAGTCGAACGGTGTCGGAGATAAGATAAAGAAGTTTGAAAAGGCGGCTGAAGATGCCAGTGCGAATGTGAGTGTGGGGAGAGTGTCGCGGCCGGGGTCCGTGCGGCGGGGGAGGGCGGAGCGGCCGCAGCAGCtgccgcccgccgccgcccccgcccccgccgccgcccccgcccccgccgccGCCCCCGCCGCCGTCGTCGCCTTCAAGGACTCCGTACACTTCGACCTGCCGCCCGAACGGACCTCCGCTCAGCCCGTTAACGTGCAACAGCAAAACCTTAGCAAAAATGGCTGCGGACACCCTAATCCCGCCGCTGTGAAATGGCAACGAAGCGAAAGCAGTTCGATAGAGGTGGACAAAATAAAACCAGAACCGCAGAAGATCATAAAACCGGAATTCAAACCGATGCCGTCTCCGGTCGATGTCACTATTCGGTCCCCCAGTCTCGGCGCCAAAATCCCGGATCAGTTTCCGTCGCACGGCACCGCGTTCAGGAATGTCGCCTCCCCGGACACGAACCGCGCGAAACTCAACGACGATCTAAATACTCATAATCTTAAGGCttgtaaattgaaaaacaaagaGAAGTACTCCGTCAGCAAGGGCTCCAGCTACTTCATGCGGGGCTCCGAGGAGATCTGGCTGGTGaagaagaaggacatagaggAGATCGAGGAGAGGGTGCTGGACTCGTTCCGACGCGCAGGCGGGAACGTGTGCGCGCGGAGCGAGAGTGTGCGGCCGGCCAGCGACAGCGGACAGGCCGTCTCGTTCTCGCACGCCACCATGGGGCGTCACAAGCGGCAGATGTACGCGCGCAGCGAGTCCCTGGACCCGCAGCGCACGGGTGCGCGTGCGCAGACGCTGCGGCGCCAGGCGTCCGCGGCGTGCACGTGCGGACACGACAGGAAGCCCCGCGCGAAGCCCGCGGAGGCTCCGCCGCGTCCGCGCTCGCGCTCACACGGCGACGACAACAACCAGGCGCATGTCCTCGATAAATACGAAACCCTcgtgtaa
- the SCAR gene encoding actin-binding protein WASF3, with the protein MPLPKRLVEPVHVSRGTVPERLAVPSELEAVTNGTLANTVRQLSSLSKHAEDMFGELTREATGLAERTNVLQARIDRLAIKVTQLDSGVEEVSLQDIQMRKAFRSSRTFQQQLFSRNTMPTAMQATYTKCDRPPPLERLNEFRDDGRDARKFYTDPDYFFELWRREMLQDTERIQHDRGKKVRPARSGSGADGRGTRRVRALTSTREKQKAAAVTRGEHIMAPAQLRHYNIDQYRDPVYQTTTVTDGGYRASQPRPASQQVRPNSIEIDVRSPQRVAGNGHVVQEESPYGSVGEPTYGSGSGAGTPRRPRPSVPPPAPPADSPRAVSTPARSTLPPPPPPPGGSPPPLVNGASPPHRTALDAHLDHMHAVIGMMSSEESGACSPPPPPPAPPAPPSPPPAAAEAEARPRPPSPGALLRGASNLKPPRPAAEPQPDPRSDLLKAIRDGIKLRKVEKRCLETGGRYDTLRSAPGLHDVASILARRVAVELSDSSSAADSDSDDEDQWTETRA; encoded by the exons ATGCCGCTGCCGAAGCGATTGGTGGAGCCGGTGCACGTGTCCCGAGGCACCGTGCCCGAGCGCCTCGCAGTCCCGTCCGAGCTCGAGGCGGTCACCAACGGGACCCTCGCTAATACTGTCAG ACAACTATCATCACTGTCGAAACATGCGGAGGATATGTTCGGCGAGCTGACTCGAGAGGCGACGGGGCTAGCGGAGAGAACTAATGTGCTGCAAGCGAGGATAGATAGGCTGGCGATTAAAGTCACGCAGTTGGACTCTGGAGTTGAAGAAG TGTCGCTCCAAGACATCCAAATGCGCAAGGCTTTCCGCTCGTCGCGAACGTTCCAGCAACAATTGTTCTCCAGAAACACTATGCCCACCGCCATGCAAGCGACCTACACTAAATGCGACCGCCCGCCGCCATTGGAGAGGCTCAACGAGTTCAGGGACGACGGCCGGGACGCGAGGAAGTTCTACACTGACCCGGACTACTTCTTCGAGCTGTGGCGTAGGGAGATGCTGCAGGACACTGAGAGGATTCAGCATGATCGGGGGAAGAAG GTGCGTCCAGCCAGAAGCGGCAGCGGCGCAGACGGCCGCGGCACACGCAGAGTGCGGGCGTTGACCTCGACCAGAGAGAAGCAGAAGGCGGCCGCAGTGACCAGAGGGGAACACATCATGGCACCCGCGCAGCTCAGACATTACAACATCGACCAGTACCGCGACCCGGTCTATCAGA CGACGACGGTGACAGACGGCGGCTACAGGGCTTCACAGCCGAGGCCGGCGTCGCAGCAAGTCAGACCGAACTCCATAGAGATCGACGTGCGGAGTCCGCAGAGGGTTGCTGGCAACGGACATG TGGTGCAAGAAGAGAGTCCATACGGGTCGGTGGGCGAGCCCACGTACGGCAGCGGCAGCGGCGCCGGCACCCCCCGCCGCCCGCGGCCCTCCGTCCCGCCCCCCGCCCCGCCCGCCGACTCGCCTCGCGCCGTCTCCACGCCCGCCAG ATCGACGCTGCCCCCTCCCCCTCCCCCGCCGGGCGGCTCCCCCCCGCCGCTGGTCAACGGCGCCTCCCCCCCGCACCGCACCGCGCTCGATGCGCACCTCGATCATATGCATGCGGTTATTG GCATGATGTCATCGGAGGAGAGCGGGGCGTGCtccccgccgccgccgccgccggcgccCCCCGCGCCCCCGTCCCCGCCCCCGGCGGCGGCGGAGGCGGAGGCGCGGCCGCGGCCGCCGTCCCCGGGCGCGCTGCTGCGCGGGGCGTCCAACCTGAAGCCGCCGCGGCCCGCCGCCGAGCCCCAGCCCGACCCCAGGTCGGATCTGCTCAAGGCCATCAGAGATG GCATAAAACTGCGCAAGGTGGAGAAGCGCTGCTTGGAGACCGGCGGGCGCTACGACACACTGCGCAGCGCGCCCGGACTGCACGATGTAGCTTCCATCCTCGCGCGGCGCGTGGCTGTGGAGCTCAGCGACTCCAGCTCCGCCGCCGACTCCGACTCCGACGACGAGGACCAGTGGACCGAGACCAGGGCGTGA